A single region of the Enterococcus mundtii genome encodes:
- a CDS encoding pentapeptide repeat-containing protein, whose protein sequence is MAKKIASPELPELVEGNFYLEDETTFSGIFSEGEDQSYLSSRNIVLKSSHIKKLAMQKSRLERFECSDVIFEKCDFSNLEWFGASFHRVHFKQCKLTGTNFSDSFLRDCVFEECVANLSSFSYTNMKFVRFSDNQLKNTDFFDSNWKDLVVENNDLSGSNWVNTPLKGLDFTTNTFSQINLSMELLRGLIVNQEQAIIISAGLGLVIE, encoded by the coding sequence ATGGCAAAGAAAATTGCTTCTCCAGAGCTGCCCGAATTAGTTGAGGGAAACTTTTATTTAGAGGATGAAACAACCTTTTCAGGTATTTTTTCTGAAGGGGAAGATCAAAGTTATCTTAGTTCTCGCAATATCGTGTTGAAGAGTAGCCATATCAAAAAATTAGCGATGCAAAAATCTCGTTTAGAGCGGTTTGAATGTAGCGATGTCATTTTTGAGAAGTGTGATTTCTCAAATTTAGAATGGTTTGGCGCAAGCTTTCATCGTGTACACTTCAAACAATGCAAATTGACTGGAACCAATTTCTCAGATAGCTTCTTGCGTGATTGTGTTTTCGAAGAGTGCGTAGCAAATCTCTCTTCTTTTAGCTACACGAATATGAAGTTCGTCAGATTTAGCGACAATCAATTGAAAAATACTGATTTTTTCGATAGCAATTGGAAAGATCTAGTAGTAGAAAACAATGACCTTTCAGGCTCTAATTGGGTCAATACGCCACTGAAAGGTTTAGACTTTACAACAAATACATTTTCTCAAATCAATCTATCTATGGAATTACTTCGTGGACTGATCGTTAATCAGGAACAAGCGATCATTATTTCGGCTGGGTTGGGATTGGTAATTGAATAG
- a CDS encoding DUF7006 family protein has protein sequence METKRIETPEEYLAYYDQRVINHSFISKHPEMFEFYLDLRTKFLMTYQQTDATLFLKLAILLDIDAQLQILLELIKSTNKSLCEELGMTESEIISMIAKDKKCFYRELTGLDMNHSVPWQLIYLSES, from the coding sequence ATGGAAACGAAAAGAATTGAAACGCCTGAAGAATACTTGGCCTATTATGATCAGAGAGTAATCAATCATTCTTTTATCAGTAAACATCCAGAAATGTTTGAATTTTATCTTGATTTACGAACAAAATTCCTAATGACTTATCAGCAAACAGATGCCACTCTTTTTCTGAAATTAGCAATATTATTAGATATTGATGCACAGCTACAGATCCTATTAGAATTGATCAAAAGTACAAACAAAAGTTTATGTGAAGAATTAGGGATGACAGAATCAGAAATCATTTCAATGATCGCCAAAGATAAAAAATGTTTTTACAGAGAACTAACAGGTCTTGACATGAATCACTCAGTACCATGGCAGTTGATTTATCTTAGTGAATCTTGA